In Proteus vulgaris, one DNA window encodes the following:
- the hybC gene encoding hydrogenase 2 large subunit encodes MSQRITIDPITRIEGHLRVDCEIDNGKVVKAWSSGTMWRGMEEILKGSDPRDAWIIVQRICGVCTTVHAIASVRAVEDALGMDIPVNAQYIRNLILGSHIIHDHIVHFYQLSAMDWVDITSALQADPEKASAMLKGVSEWHLNSAEEFRKVQKKIQGLVDSGQLGIFANGYWGHSAMKLPPEVNLIAVAHYLQALECQRDANRIVAILGGKTPHIQNLAVGGVANPINLDAPSVLNLERLMYVKSFIDKLGDFVNQVYKVDTAIFAAYYPEWLKIGKGANYYLSVPELPINGNNTEFLLSGGYMEGIDFSTYRPIKDWKDQNLKDGIEESGKHAWYEDDEPLKPWEGLTRPKYTGWDENNKYSWVKSPTFYGKPVEVGTLAWLVCGLAGKHEGTVRNYNDINKIYTQLTGETLVTEQLESTWGRIIGRTVHACVLQESLASLWQSLVDNIGRGDTAAFIKPEFEPGKEYRGVGFEEASRGMLSHWIVFKDGKITNYQAVVPSTWNAGPRNFNDEPGPYELSLVGTPVADPKKPLEVVRTIHSFDPCMACAVHMVDLTGKELSKVKVL; translated from the coding sequence ATGAGCCAACGCATTACTATTGATCCTATTACCCGTATTGAAGGGCATTTACGCGTCGATTGTGAAATTGATAACGGAAAAGTTGTTAAGGCTTGGTCTTCCGGTACCATGTGGCGTGGAATGGAGGAGATCCTAAAAGGAAGCGATCCTCGTGATGCATGGATTATCGTGCAACGTATTTGTGGTGTTTGTACGACAGTTCACGCAATTGCCTCAGTACGCGCTGTAGAAGATGCTTTAGGTATGGATATTCCTGTGAATGCGCAGTATATCCGTAACTTGATTTTAGGTTCACATATCATCCATGACCATATCGTCCACTTCTACCAGCTTTCTGCGATGGATTGGGTTGATATCACATCAGCATTACAAGCCGATCCTGAAAAAGCATCAGCGATGTTAAAAGGGGTTTCTGAATGGCATCTGAACTCTGCCGAAGAATTCAGAAAAGTACAGAAAAAAATCCAAGGTTTAGTGGACAGTGGCCAGTTAGGTATTTTTGCTAATGGCTACTGGGGTCACTCAGCCATGAAATTGCCACCAGAAGTTAACCTAATTGCGGTTGCTCACTACCTGCAAGCACTTGAGTGTCAGCGTGATGCAAACCGTATTGTGGCTATTTTGGGCGGTAAAACACCTCATATCCAAAACTTGGCTGTGGGCGGTGTGGCTAACCCGATTAATCTTGATGCGCCAAGTGTTCTCAACTTAGAACGTTTAATGTACGTGAAAAGCTTTATCGATAAACTAGGTGATTTTGTTAACCAAGTTTATAAAGTAGATACTGCTATTTTTGCGGCTTATTACCCTGAATGGTTAAAAATCGGTAAAGGTGCTAACTACTATCTGTCTGTACCTGAATTACCAATTAATGGTAATAACACAGAGTTCTTACTGTCTGGTGGTTATATGGAAGGGATTGATTTCTCTACTTATCGCCCAATTAAAGACTGGAAAGATCAAAACCTGAAAGATGGTATCGAAGAAAGTGGTAAACACGCATGGTATGAAGATGATGAACCATTAAAACCATGGGAAGGCTTAACTCGTCCTAAATACACTGGTTGGGATGAGAACAACAAGTACTCATGGGTTAAATCACCAACATTCTATGGCAAACCTGTAGAAGTTGGCACGTTAGCATGGTTAGTGTGTGGGTTAGCAGGTAAGCACGAAGGAACTGTTAGAAACTACAACGATATCAATAAGATCTATACTCAATTAACCGGTGAAACACTGGTGACAGAGCAACTAGAATCGACTTGGGGACGCATCATTGGACGTACTGTCCATGCATGTGTGTTACAAGAATCACTGGCTTCTTTATGGCAATCACTGGTTGATAATATCGGCCGTGGTGATACAGCTGCCTTTATTAAACCAGAGTTTGAACCAGGTAAAGAGTATCGTGGTGTCGGTTTCGAAGAAGCCTCTCGTGGTATGTTATCTCACTGGATCGTGTTTAAAGACGGTAAAATCACTAACTATCAGGCAGTTGTTCCATCAACATGGAATGCGGGTCCTCGTAATTTTAATGATGAACCGGGTCCTTATGAACTCTCACTAGTGGGCACACCTGTTGCTGATCCGAAAAAACCGTTAGAAGTGGTAAGAACGATCCACTCCTTTGACCCATGTATGGCATGTGCTGTGCATATGGTTGATTTAACAGGTAAAGAGCTAAGTAAGGTGAAGGTATTATAA
- a CDS encoding HyaD/HybD family hydrogenase maturation endopeptidase: MRTLVLGIGNLLLSDEGIGVRIVEALEERFSLPENVDVIDGGTSGMEILQDIAARDLLIVADAVRSNHEPGSIFILHDDDVPALFTQKISPHQLGLSDVLMALRMTDEFPRKLILVGIEPASLEPSMSLSDIGEKSMEIALEHVVNILREYGIPVTPKEVIA; this comes from the coding sequence ATGCGAACTCTCGTCTTAGGTATTGGTAATTTATTACTAAGCGATGAAGGCATTGGTGTTCGTATAGTAGAGGCGCTCGAAGAGCGCTTCTCTTTACCAGAGAACGTCGATGTTATTGATGGTGGCACATCAGGTATGGAAATTTTGCAAGATATTGCAGCAAGAGACCTCCTGATTGTTGCCGATGCGGTAAGAAGTAATCATGAACCAGGCAGTATTTTTATCTTACATGATGATGATGTTCCGGCACTTTTTACACAGAAAATTTCTCCTCATCAATTAGGTTTATCTGATGTATTAATGGCTTTACGTATGACGGATGAATTTCCTCGTAAGCTTATTTTAGTGGGTATTGAACCTGCATCATTAGAGCCAAGTATGTCACTGTCTGATATTGGTGAAAAATCAATGGAAATTGCGTTAGAGCACGTAGTGAATATTTTGCGTGAATACGGTATTCCAGTGACACCAAAAGAGGTAATCGCATGA
- the hybE gene encoding hydrogenase-2 assembly chaperone has product MSELSWDIVGYDEPPVELLETRFSEIAEKEMKGLPFYREGIPVKAGGFRLFENQWIGSILTPWMLELVVFPGPSQEWPHRQVGDRIGLELPCGQIKFVVGELAGGMQYLACSLMSPLDRHLTGEHAVELVENSVKMALSLPVQTQSVAEVDLSRRSLFRGQLRS; this is encoded by the coding sequence ATGAGTGAATTAAGCTGGGATATCGTCGGTTATGATGAACCCCCTGTTGAGTTACTTGAAACCCGCTTTAGTGAAATCGCTGAAAAAGAGATGAAAGGATTGCCTTTTTATCGAGAAGGTATTCCGGTTAAAGCGGGAGGCTTTAGACTGTTTGAAAATCAATGGATTGGATCGATCCTGACGCCTTGGATGTTAGAGTTGGTGGTTTTTCCAGGACCTTCACAAGAATGGCCACATCGGCAAGTAGGTGATCGTATCGGGTTAGAATTACCTTGTGGACAGATTAAATTTGTTGTGGGCGAGCTTGCGGGGGGTATGCAATATCTTGCTTGTTCATTAATGTCACCACTTGATAGACACCTAACAGGTGAACATGCTGTTGAGTTGGTTGAAAATAGTGTAAAAATGGCACTTTCTCTTCCTGTTCAGACACAATCCGTAGCAGAAGTTGATTTAAGTCGTCGTTCTCTCTTCCGTGGTCAGTTAAGATCATAG
- the hypB gene encoding hydrogenase nickel incorporation protein HypB: protein MCSTCGCGEGNVRIEGVEPHSHEHHHHHSHDHDHHDHGHHHDHDHHGHDHHHEHKATPANTVHKYIDKSEQKHKHNYETNGQPIIVHHHYYHNSGDVHLHFHNDTQLNETPVFHEHHHGHDDHHQHDHHEHDHSHSHSHEHAHDHSHEHSHNHQHDHEHEHEEQFSPVIENQNMHYGQGEAGTHAPGISQKRMLKIEMDVLDKNNRIAVHNREHFEQQNVLALNLVSSPGSGKTTLLTQTLKQLAQRVPCAVIEGDQQTTNDADRIRETGVPAIQVNTGKGCHLDAQMVHDATHQLGLQDNSVLFIENVGNLVCPASFDLGEKHKVAILSVTEGEDKPLKYPHMFAAADLMIINKIDLVPHLNIDIQTCIESARRVNPNIEIIALSATTGEGMEAWLAWLESRLCA from the coding sequence ATGTGTAGCACTTGCGGTTGTGGCGAAGGCAATGTCAGAATTGAAGGCGTAGAGCCTCATTCACATGAACACCACCATCATCATTCTCACGACCATGATCATCACGACCACGGTCATCATCATGATCACGACCATCATGGGCATGATCACCATCATGAACACAAGGCTACTCCAGCGAATACTGTTCATAAATATATTGATAAGTCTGAACAAAAGCATAAGCATAACTACGAAACCAATGGTCAGCCTATCATTGTTCATCACCACTATTATCATAACAGTGGCGATGTTCATCTCCATTTTCATAACGATACACAGCTAAACGAAACCCCAGTTTTCCATGAGCATCATCATGGGCATGACGATCATCATCAGCATGATCATCATGAGCACGATCACTCACATAGTCACTCTCACGAACATGCTCACGATCATAGTCATGAGCATTCTCACAACCATCAGCACGATCACGAGCATGAGCATGAAGAGCAATTTAGCCCAGTGATTGAAAATCAGAATATGCATTATGGCCAAGGTGAAGCAGGAACACATGCTCCTGGTATTAGCCAAAAGCGTATGCTGAAAATTGAAATGGATGTGTTGGATAAAAATAACCGCATTGCTGTTCATAACCGTGAACATTTTGAACAACAAAATGTACTGGCATTGAATTTAGTTTCAAGCCCCGGCTCCGGTAAAACGACACTGTTAACACAAACGTTAAAACAGTTAGCACAACGAGTCCCTTGTGCCGTGATCGAAGGTGATCAGCAAACCACCAATGATGCTGATCGTATCCGTGAAACGGGTGTTCCTGCAATTCAAGTGAATACAGGTAAAGGTTGTCACCTTGATGCACAAATGGTGCATGATGCGACACACCAATTAGGCTTACAAGATAACAGCGTTCTCTTTATTGAAAACGTGGGTAACTTAGTATGCCCAGCCAGTTTTGATCTGGGTGAAAAACATAAAGTCGCTATTCTTTCTGTCACTGAAGGCGAAGATAAACCACTGAAATATCCGCATATGTTTGCTGCGGCTGATTTAATGATTATCAACAAGATTGATTTAGTGCCCCATCTTAATATTGATATTCAAACCTGTATCGAATCTGCTCGCCGTGTTAATCCTAATATCGAAATCATTGCATTATCGGCAACCACCGGTGAAGGTATGGAAGCGTGGTTAGCTTGGTTGGAGAGTCGTTTATGTGCTTAG
- the hybG gene encoding hydrogenase maturation factor HybG, with amino-acid sequence MCLGVPAKIVEVGEDVHQLAYAEVSGVKRAVNISMVCEGEPNELLGKWVLIHVGFAMSILDEQEAQDTLDALQHVYGVTLEEADDAVR; translated from the coding sequence ATGTGCTTAGGTGTTCCGGCTAAGATTGTTGAGGTGGGCGAAGACGTCCACCAACTCGCTTATGCTGAAGTGAGTGGCGTTAAACGAGCTGTTAATATTTCAATGGTATGTGAAGGCGAACCCAATGAATTATTAGGTAAATGGGTGCTAATTCATGTGGGGTTTGCCATGAGTATTCTTGATGAGCAAGAAGCACAAGATACCCTTGATGCATTACAGCATGTTTATGGTGTAACCCTTGAAGAGGCTGATGATGCAGTACGTTGA
- the hypD gene encoding hydrogenase formation protein HypD: MQYVDEFRDPELAKALLAQIRETISQWPHPITRPLQIMEVCGGHTHAIFKFGLDRLLPEEIEFVHGPGCPVCVLPMGRIDACLEIAARPDVIFCTFGDAMRVPGRNGSMLDARRRGSDIRIVYSPLDSLKIAQDNPDKQVVFFGLGFETTMPSTAMTLQQAKLRGLKNFSLFCQHITIVSTLRCLLEQDDVRIDGFIAPGHVSMVIGCTPYQPLCDEFEKPFVVTGFEPLDLLQAILMVIKQLKAKAENADYVLSIENQYSRIVPNEGNKLAQKALKDVFMLKETSEWRGLGEIPMSGIQLTPAYSEFDAELRFTPAPQKVADNPQSRCGDVLTGRCKPSDCPLFGKSCTPETALGALMVSSEGACAAYYQYRREGNI, translated from the coding sequence ATGCAGTACGTTGATGAATTTCGCGATCCCGAACTTGCTAAAGCTTTGTTAGCCCAAATTCGTGAAACTATTTCACAATGGCCTCACCCTATCACACGCCCATTACAAATCATGGAAGTGTGTGGTGGGCATACACATGCCATTTTTAAATTTGGTCTAGACCGCTTATTACCAGAAGAAATTGAGTTTGTTCATGGACCAGGTTGCCCTGTTTGTGTATTACCTATGGGGCGAATTGATGCCTGTTTAGAAATTGCAGCACGTCCTGATGTGATTTTTTGCACATTTGGTGATGCAATGCGTGTGCCGGGTCGTAATGGTTCAATGCTGGATGCGCGTCGTCGTGGTAGCGATATTCGTATTGTTTACTCACCGCTTGATTCACTAAAAATTGCACAAGATAACCCAGATAAACAAGTTGTTTTCTTCGGTTTAGGTTTTGAAACAACCATGCCAAGCACTGCAATGACGCTACAACAAGCAAAATTGCGTGGACTTAAAAACTTTTCTCTATTTTGTCAGCACATAACTATCGTATCTACTTTGCGTTGTTTGTTAGAGCAAGACGATGTTCGCATTGATGGCTTTATTGCACCGGGACATGTAAGTATGGTGATTGGATGTACACCATATCAACCGCTATGTGATGAATTTGAAAAGCCTTTTGTGGTGACAGGATTTGAACCATTAGACTTATTGCAAGCTATACTGATGGTCATTAAACAGCTTAAAGCAAAAGCAGAAAATGCAGATTATGTTTTAAGTATTGAAAACCAATATAGTCGCATTGTACCAAACGAAGGTAATAAGCTGGCGCAAAAAGCGCTGAAAGATGTCTTTATGTTAAAAGAAACCAGTGAATGGCGAGGATTGGGCGAGATCCCGATGTCAGGTATTCAATTAACACCCGCTTATTCTGAGTTTGATGCGGAGTTACGTTTTACACCCGCACCACAAAAAGTGGCAGATAATCCACAATCTCGCTGCGGTGATGTATTAACAGGACGATGCAAACCTTCCGATTGCCCGCTATTTGGCAAAAGCTGTACGCCAGAAACCGCATTAGGTGCTTTAATGGTGTCATCAGAAGGGGCATGTGCGGCTTATTATCAGTATCGCCGTGAAGGTAATATATGA
- the hypE gene encoding hydrogenase expression/formation protein HypE, which produces MKQPDEITLAQGNGGQGMQQLIEGLFLKAFDNPLLNEKEDQARITLNELTALGDRLAFSTDSYVIDPIIFPGGNIGKLSVCGTANDLSVGGAVPRYLSCGFILEEGLPFETLEVLVLAMAKAASQAGIQIVTGDTKVVPRGAADKIFINTAGIGVIPTQINWAASNIKAGDKILVSGTIGDHGATILNLRENLGLEADLQSDCAVLEPMIAPLRQIEGIRALRDATRGGVTAILHEFAQASGCGMNVHESKLPMKQAVRGVCELLGLEALNFANEGKIVLVVSPDVEAQVIDALHQHPLGKDACTIGEVTTDNYIRLTGIFGTSRILDLPYNEPLPRIC; this is translated from the coding sequence ATGAAACAACCTGATGAAATCACCTTAGCCCAAGGTAATGGTGGGCAAGGTATGCAACAACTGATCGAAGGCCTGTTTTTAAAAGCGTTCGATAATCCGTTATTAAATGAAAAAGAAGATCAAGCGCGGATCACGTTAAATGAGTTAACGGCTCTTGGTGATCGTCTTGCTTTTAGTACAGACAGCTATGTGATTGATCCGATCATTTTTCCCGGTGGAAACATTGGTAAATTGTCTGTATGTGGCACTGCTAACGATCTTTCCGTCGGTGGTGCTGTGCCTCGTTACCTGTCATGTGGTTTTATTCTTGAAGAAGGGCTACCATTTGAAACCCTTGAAGTGCTTGTATTAGCGATGGCAAAAGCAGCTTCACAAGCAGGAATACAAATTGTCACAGGGGATACCAAAGTGGTTCCTCGTGGTGCTGCAGATAAGATCTTTATCAATACTGCGGGCATTGGCGTTATTCCAACCCAAATTAATTGGGCCGCAAGCAATATCAAAGCCGGTGATAAGATCTTAGTGAGTGGTACGATTGGTGATCATGGTGCAACAATCCTTAATCTTCGTGAAAATTTAGGATTAGAAGCGGATCTACAAAGTGACTGTGCTGTTCTTGAACCAATGATTGCACCTTTACGTCAAATTGAAGGTATTCGTGCATTACGTGATGCAACACGAGGCGGAGTGACCGCTATTTTGCATGAGTTTGCCCAAGCCAGCGGTTGCGGCATGAATGTACATGAAAGCAAATTGCCAATGAAACAAGCCGTTCGTGGTGTGTGTGAATTATTAGGCCTTGAAGCACTTAATTTTGCTAACGAAGGTAAAATCGTTTTAGTAGTATCGCCTGACGTTGAAGCACAAGTTATTGACGCTTTACATCAACACCCTTTAGGTAAAGATGCTTGTACTATCGGTGAAGTTACAACTGATAACTATATTCGTTTAACTGGAATTTTCGGTACAAGTCGAATTCTAGACTTACCTTATAACGAACCTCTGCCTCGTATTTGCTAA
- the yedE gene encoding selenium metabolism membrane protein YedE/FdhT — protein MSWSEFKSQYLIRFWKPLPAVIAAGILSTYYFGLTGTFWAVTGEFTRWGGHVMQWFGAHPEEWGYFKIIGLEGTPLTRIDGVMIIGMFGGCIMAALWANNVKLRHPQHKIRILQAVLGGIIAGFGARLAMGCNLAAFFTGIPQFSLHAWFFAVATAIGSYFGAKLSLMPLFRIPVKLQKVSQASPITQDKQRAKRRFRLGMVIFFAMIAWSLIILFDSPKLGFAMLGGIGFGILIERAQICFTSAFRDLWITGRTHMAKAIIIGMAVSAIGIFSYVQLGAAPKIMWAGPNAVIGGLLFGFGIVLAGGCETGWMYRAVEGQIHFWWVGLGNVIGSTLLAYYWDDFASLLATDYDKINLLDTFGPVGGLGVTYLMLGVSFVLLLWWEKHFFRKKAQQEQSISTQINKEIA, from the coding sequence ATGTCTTGGTCAGAATTTAAATCTCAATACCTGATCCGTTTTTGGAAGCCTCTTCCAGCGGTTATTGCGGCAGGTATCTTATCAACTTACTACTTTGGTTTAACCGGCACTTTCTGGGCTGTCACTGGTGAATTTACTCGCTGGGGTGGTCACGTTATGCAGTGGTTTGGCGCTCATCCTGAAGAATGGGGTTATTTTAAAATCATTGGCCTTGAAGGTACGCCGTTAACGCGTATTGATGGCGTGATGATTATTGGGATGTTTGGTGGTTGTATTATGGCGGCGCTTTGGGCAAATAACGTCAAACTTCGCCATCCTCAACATAAAATTCGTATTCTTCAAGCCGTTCTTGGTGGGATCATTGCTGGTTTTGGTGCGCGTTTAGCAATGGGATGTAACCTTGCGGCTTTCTTTACGGGTATTCCTCAATTCTCTTTACATGCTTGGTTTTTCGCGGTTGCAACGGCAATTGGTTCTTATTTTGGTGCCAAGCTTTCACTGATGCCACTGTTTCGTATTCCTGTAAAACTGCAAAAGGTCAGTCAAGCCTCACCGATTACCCAAGACAAACAACGTGCAAAACGTCGCTTTAGATTGGGAATGGTTATCTTTTTTGCCATGATTGCGTGGTCTTTAATTATTCTTTTTGATTCACCAAAACTGGGTTTTGCTATGCTAGGCGGTATTGGTTTTGGTATTTTAATTGAACGAGCGCAAATCTGTTTTACCTCCGCTTTCCGTGATTTATGGATAACGGGCAGAACCCATATGGCAAAAGCGATTATTATTGGTATGGCAGTGAGTGCGATTGGGATTTTCAGTTATGTCCAATTAGGTGCTGCGCCTAAAATTATGTGGGCAGGGCCGAATGCTGTAATTGGTGGTTTACTCTTCGGTTTCGGTATTGTACTTGCTGGTGGGTGTGAAACTGGCTGGATGTATCGTGCCGTGGAAGGCCAAATTCACTTTTGGTGGGTTGGATTGGGTAACGTTATCGGTTCTACATTATTGGCTTACTACTGGGATGATTTTGCCTCACTGCTCGCAACGGATTACGACAAGATTAATTTACTTGATACCTTTGGTCCTGTGGGGGGATTAGGTGTGACGTATCTAATGCTTGGTGTGTCATTTGTATTATTACTTTGGTGGGAAAAACACTTTTTCCGTAAAAAAGCCCAACAAGAACAATCTATTTCAACGCAGATTAATAAGGAAATCGCATGA
- the yedF gene encoding sulfurtransferase-like selenium metabolism protein YedF has protein sequence MNQKDTIIPDYRLDMVGEPCPYPAVATLEAMPSLKKGEILEVVSDCPQSINNIPLDAKNYGYTVLDIQQDGPTIRYLIQK, from the coding sequence ATGAACCAAAAAGACACTATTATTCCTGATTATCGTCTAGATATGGTCGGTGAACCTTGTCCTTATCCTGCGGTGGCAACGCTCGAAGCCATGCCATCACTGAAAAAAGGTGAAATATTAGAAGTGGTGAGTGATTGCCCTCAATCAATCAACAATATTCCGCTTGATGCTAAAAATTACGGATATACTGTATTAGATATTCAACAAGATGGTCCGACTATCCGTTATTTAATTCAAAAATAA
- the rdgC gene encoding recombination-associated protein RdgC translates to MLWFKNILVYRLNKEIALSMDELEQQLASLAFTPCSSQDMTRTGWVSPMGDRGEALIHVAGKHVMICARKEDKILPATVIKNALQDKVEKLEGEQGRKLKKTEKATLKDEVVHTLLPRAFSKFSQTFIWLDLEKQLVIVDSGSAKRAEDNLALLRKTLGSLPVVPLNFNESVELKMTEWVRSGELPAGFTLMDEAELKAVLEEGGVIRCKKQELVSDEIATHIEAGKFVTKLSVDWEDRLQFMLCDDGSIKRIKFSETLREQNDDIDKADFAQRFDADFVLMTGELSALIERVTEVLGGEAE, encoded by the coding sequence ATGCTGTGGTTTAAAAATATTTTGGTCTATCGATTAAATAAAGAGATAGCACTGTCAATGGATGAGTTAGAACAACAGCTTGCTTCATTGGCATTCACACCTTGCAGTAGCCAAGATATGACCAGAACAGGTTGGGTTTCACCTATGGGTGATCGCGGTGAAGCCCTTATTCATGTTGCTGGTAAGCACGTGATGATATGTGCACGAAAAGAAGACAAAATCTTACCTGCAACAGTAATTAAAAACGCCTTACAGGACAAAGTTGAAAAACTTGAAGGTGAACAAGGACGTAAACTGAAAAAAACAGAAAAAGCGACCCTAAAAGATGAAGTAGTTCACACCCTACTTCCTCGTGCTTTTAGCAAATTCTCACAAACTTTTATTTGGTTAGATTTAGAAAAACAATTAGTCATTGTTGATTCAGGTAGTGCAAAACGCGCTGAAGATAACTTAGCCTTGTTACGCAAGACCTTAGGCTCACTCCCTGTTGTTCCTCTCAACTTTAATGAATCGGTTGAACTAAAAATGACTGAATGGGTACGTTCAGGTGAGCTTCCAGCCGGTTTTACCTTAATGGATGAAGCGGAGCTAAAAGCCGTACTAGAAGAAGGTGGTGTTATTCGTTGTAAGAAACAAGAATTAGTCTCTGATGAAATTGCGACACATATTGAAGCAGGCAAATTTGTCACCAAACTTTCTGTAGATTGGGAAGATCGCCTTCAATTTATGCTCTGTGATGATGGCTCTATCAAACGCATTAAATTCAGTGAAACTTTACGTGAACAAAATGATGATATCGATAAAGCCGATTTTGCCCAACGTTTTGATGCCGACTTCGTTTTAATGACGGGTGAATTAAGCGCTTTAATTGAACGAGTCACTGAAGTCTTAGGTGGCGAAGCCGAGTAA
- a CDS encoding porin, with protein MKSLKPLAALVGLLVLSGSANAVNVYNDKGTRFDVNGQFRLKTQVTSKDHEMRMRDDGSRIGFFGSHELTNDIKVFGKLEWGSDTQKTNSDNKYTNFDMFNRVGYVGFSHRDYGQIQFGRTYIPIDWVKKSSYGYGNTGVFYFSDVLSRSVGSQSNGVGKNNFMTRLPQTIFIETNRYEGFKLAATVTGKDGKDEKDGKPGDRKQGDIRNAYSIVGFYKSTFGLEFDGGYSSATGEQNFYDGPNKGKQPENSILAFGAEYFFPGREFSIGLDYGQSRAKNSSNVVAQGAAPTSSYSVKGDWKADLYGVGVKWHWDRIESGMYAGYYLRDGDANTYNYKKETYTVGVDKRFAVSKYNNLRLFAEMAYDDARSDSEAYEDKKQYIFETGMRLYF; from the coding sequence ATGAAAAGCTTGAAGCCTCTAGCAGCACTGGTTGGTTTGTTGGTTCTTTCTGGATCTGCAAACGCAGTAAACGTGTATAACGATAAAGGTACACGTTTTGATGTAAACGGTCAGTTCCGTTTAAAAACACAAGTGACTAGCAAAGATCACGAAATGCGTATGCGTGATGATGGTAGCCGTATCGGTTTCTTCGGTTCACATGAACTGACTAACGACATCAAAGTATTTGGTAAATTAGAGTGGGGTTCAGATACCCAAAAAACTAATAGTGATAACAAATATACCAACTTTGATATGTTCAACCGTGTGGGTTATGTAGGTTTCTCTCACCGTGATTATGGTCAAATTCAGTTTGGTCGTACCTATATTCCGATCGACTGGGTGAAAAAATCAAGCTATGGCTATGGTAACACGGGTGTATTCTACTTCAGCGATGTATTAAGTCGTTCTGTTGGTAGTCAAAGTAATGGTGTTGGTAAAAACAACTTTATGACCCGTTTACCACAGACTATCTTTATTGAAACTAACCGTTATGAAGGCTTTAAATTAGCTGCAACTGTAACAGGTAAAGATGGTAAAGATGAGAAAGACGGAAAACCAGGTGATCGTAAGCAAGGCGATATTCGTAATGCTTACTCTATTGTTGGTTTCTATAAATCAACCTTCGGTTTAGAGTTTGATGGTGGGTACTCATCAGCAACGGGTGAACAAAACTTCTATGATGGCCCTAACAAAGGTAAGCAACCAGAGAACAGTATTTTAGCTTTTGGTGCTGAATACTTCTTCCCAGGTCGTGAATTTTCTATCGGTTTAGACTATGGTCAATCCCGTGCTAAAAACTCTAGCAATGTAGTTGCTCAAGGTGCGGCTCCAACTAGCTCATATTCAGTTAAAGGCGACTGGAAAGCAGACCTGTATGGTGTTGGTGTGAAATGGCACTGGGATCGTATCGAAAGTGGTATGTATGCGGGTTACTACCTGCGTGATGGCGATGCTAACACATACAACTATAAGAAAGAGACTTATACTGTGGGTGTAGATAAACGTTTTGCGGTATCTAAATACAACAACTTACGTTTATTCGCTGAAATGGCATACGATGATGCGCGTAGTGATAGCGAAGCGTATGAAGATAAAAAACAATATATCTTCGAAACAGGTATGCGTCTGTACTTCTAG